Part of the Onthophagus taurus isolate NC chromosome 11, IU_Otau_3.0, whole genome shotgun sequence genome is shown below.
ATTACGACAGCCCACCGATATTGAGACAGCAGAAGGTTACGCCCTGGAAATTACTAACTATAACACCCAGAAACagcgttttctttttaatacaaggCAGCCAATTGCATCGCCAATGCGTACCATTATCAGACCACATCCCATGGTAGCTCAACGTCCAAACTCGATGCAAAAACCTCCCATGGTTATGCCACAACAGTATGGACAgccaaataaatttattccacCCGCAATACTGCCACCTCGTCCAATGTTTTATCCCAGACAAGAAAACAATCAACCATTTGTGAGAACCCCGGCACAATTTCAACAACGACCATTTAGACCAACACCGATGGAAATAGACAATAGTAACAAACGTCCAGCCTCATCTATCAACCGACCAGCCCCAAAGAGACAATGGATGTCAAATAATATTGAGCTTCCATCAGAAACAACCGAAGCCAATATCTATGTCCAATATCCTGATGATGACCAAACGGACGATAACTATGGGGAACGACATATCGATGAAAACGTCGAATACACAGAAGACGTTGAGACGCAGGATTTTCCCCAGGACACGTCTCATGAGCAATTAACGGAATGATTTCGAACAAAGCCTATTCACAAGATCCGTTACTACCCTACGTCGAATTTGAAGGCTTAAGATTTCTTATAGATACGGGAGCAGAATGTTCTCTTATCAATTCGAAGTTATATGAAGAAGTTAAATTGGTTTACGCATGCGATAGTCAGGAATTTAATATAAGAACACCTCACGGAGTTGAAAAAACAAGAAGCGCGGTTTACGCACCACTTCCTAACATCTTTAAATCACCGGAATATCATTTATTTGTATGCTTTGATTTTTCACGTACTTTTGATGGTTTATTTGGTTTCGATCTGTTAACAAAATTAGGAGCTTCGCTTGATACAAAGAAACAAATCATTGTTACAGATAATACAACAATTCCTTACAAAATTGACAATACTCAAACAATTAAACCATACTCGCAGTCATTAATGAGTTTTCAGGTCACTAACATTGAAAATGGCTTAGCTTTGTTTCCTGTAATGAAAGATGATACAGACAACGTAATGATCCCGGAAGCACTCGTCGAAGTAAAAAACCATGAAACgcaaatttttgttacaaacaaTTATGGAAACCCGATCCGTTTGAACCCGACGCCGATAGAAGTGCAACCAGTAAGcgaaattgaagaagaaataaacatcggttataattttatagataaaaacCATTTAGCGGCActtcaagaaaaaaatgttgaaaagaatttgaaattggatcatctaaatttagaagaaaagaCGGCTCTTCAAGCATTATTATCGAAATACAAACATTTATTCCATATAGAGGGACAATTAACTTTtgctcataaaataaaacatcatcTTAACCTAAAAGATAATAGACCCGTCTATGTTCGAAATTATCGTCAACCAATCGagacaaaaaaggaaataaaaaaacaaactatGGAACTACTACGACAAGACATCGTGAAAGAAAGCGTTTCGCCTTGGAACGCACCTGTCCATATTGTAACAACCCAAAAAGACGgaagaataaaaaatcgaatggTAGTTGACTTCCGACGACTAAACGAAAGAATGATAGAAGACAAATATCCAATTCCAAACATTGCCGATATATTAGATAAATTGGGCAGGGCAAACTATTTCACCTCTCTCGATTTGGCATCAGGCTACCACCAAGTCGAAATGGAACCGGAAGATAGAGAAAAAACAGCTTTCAGCACCGAACAGGGCCAATTCGAATTTAAAAGAATGCCTTTCAGATTGAAAAACGCCCCGGCTACCTTCCAGCGTCTAATGGACGAAGTTTTACGTGGTTTACTAGAAGACACATGCCTGGTATGTCTCGATGATATCGTTATTTACTCTTCATCGCTGCAAGAGCATatacaaaaactaattaaagtCTTCGACCGTTTAAATTCAGctaattttaaacttaactTACAAAAAATGCGAATTTCtcaagaaagaaattaaatatttaggaCATATTATAATAGACAAGGGTGTTAAACCTAACCCAGAGAAAATTAGAGCAATCATACAATTCCCCATACCGAAAACAAAAACCGAAATCAAAAGTTTTCTCGGACTATTAGGATATTAccgtaaatttattaaagatttcgCCAAAATTACCAAGCCGTTTACATCTTGTCTAAAGAAAAATGCTAAAATCAACATCGAAGATTCATCATACATAGCCGCATTCGAACAGTGTAAAGGATTACTTACTAATGATCCTATACTAAGATACCCAGACTTTACCAAagaatttattgtgacaacaGATGCGTCAGATATCGCTCTTGGAGCTGTTCTTTCACAGGGCATAATTGGAAAAGATCAGCCTATTTGTTACGCGTCTCGAACACTCTCGGACACAGAAAGGAGATAGACGACCACGGAGAAAGAACTTTTGGCGATAGTTTATGCTGTCAAACAGTTCAGACCGTATGTGTACGGAAAGAAGTTTACCATCTTCACGGATCACAGACCGTTAGTGTGGCTTTGGTCGCTAAAAGAGCCCAACTCCAAACTAATGCGCTGAAGAATAAAGTTGGAAGAGTACGATTTTGACATCGTTTATAAAAAGGGCAAAGCCAACACGAATGCAGATGCGTTATCGAGAATTACATTAAACGATCTGAATGTAATTACACAAAGCGATCTAGATAGCATTCTACCAAATTTTGACGATACAGAATTATTAGAAATAGCGAGCGAAATGTCAATTGCACTGATTGACTCACCTGCACCTCCAGCTATCATTGCTACAGGACAAGGAATTGCtcgaaaagaaataaaaatatcggATAGACCAACCAGACAACTAAGATCAACACGTCGGAtagaagaaaacaaagaaaattctgACAATAATACTATTCATACTACACACACAGTAGAGCCAAAGAAATCGATTGAAATCCAGGATACTATTATTGACAACAAAAAGACGCAGTTAATTATAACAAAGAGTTTGGGAAATGGATTagaaattacaatcaaaacAAGAGGAGATAACACCATACACTTGGTACGAATCCTAGCAGAAAACCAATACGAACACattctaaatttatataaaaactacaTGGCtggaaataaaacattttatatttacacGTCTGTCGACGAGCTCTATCAACAAATGTGTAAcgtttataataatgaaatatcaGATAGAGGACCACGGATAATCAGGTGCCTACGACGAGCGGAAGTTATTTCAGATGAAGCAAAGAAGATCGAAATAGTAACAACGTATCACGAAGGAATGACGAACCATCGTGGTATACAAGAAACTTTAGAACATCTCAAACGGAAATACTGGTGGTCGAAAATGGAGGAAACAATCACCAAGGTTATTAAAGCCTGTGAAATATGTAACAGGGCTAAATACAATCGAAGACCCGATGTACCATTATTACCGATAACTGAAACTCCAGACGCCCCATTCGAAAAATTATTCGTTGATACTTTCTCTTTCGCAAACAATAAATATCTAACAATTGTAGACTCGTTTACACGTTTGGGACATGcgattaaaatcaaaagtaaAAATCCAACAGATATTGTCGAAGCATTTTTGGACTACTTCAATTACTACGAAATCCCGAGAGAAGTTCGTTTCGACAAAGGATCAGAGTTTAACAACCAAGTAGTAAAAGAATTGGCCGTATTACATTGAATCACTTTGCACTTCGGTACAGCAAAGAACCCAGAAAGTCAAGCTAATGTAGAGAGATTCCATTCTACCTTACTAGAACATCTGAGATGCCTTGATGAAGATCCCGGTAtaacaaaagaaaagaaaattcgaTCTGCTACAATTGCGTACAATAACACCATCAATAGCGCAACAGGAATGACTCCATTTGAAGCACTTTTTGGCCATACAAAAACGAGAAATCCATTCGACCTATTTTACGATGCCCCGACGTATCAAGATATTATAGACAAACATAAAAGTCAAATGGCAATTATGTACGAAAgcttaaagaaaaaagacgAGAACAGGAAACTAAAAACTCAAgaaaaacaacaagaacaagTAAGAGTGTCAACATGGAAAATTGGAGAAAAGGTATACGTAGAAAATATAACGAAAAGCAATAAAATGGTCAAACCCTACTTTGGACCATACACCattatcaaaataaatgataatagCACAGTAGAAGTTCAAACTAGAAGAGGAGTACAAACATACAAGACATACAAGACATCTTAAACACGGTATTGTTGCAGATGCTCCTGGGCAAGACCCGAGGTCCGAATAACAACGTTATTTCCATTACATCTGGGAACAGCCAAAAACCAGGTCAGCCAATGGACAACGGTGGTACAATGTGACCTCGAACCACTAGCGATACAAATTGACAAATTAACGAAAGAATATGACGAACTGATGAAATTTGTGGAAACAATAGAAAAGACCATAACAGTAAAAGCGTACATGAAGGGCCACATTCTAACCTTCTTGTTACAAATTCCTTTAATTGAAATGACAACCTACCAGTATTATCACTTAATTCCATTACCTATTAAACAACAATCCCATTATCTTATTCTCAACATCCCCCAACCGTACCTAgcagaaaataaagataagTACTTTACGACCGGTACCAAATGTAAAGAATTCCAACGCGAAGAATACCTATGTCAAGCTACAAGTTTAGATACAAGCAAACGACCAACGTGCGCTTACGAAATATTGCGACACCTTCCCATATCAATGTGTACTCATAAGAAAATATCTCGACTACAGGAAGAAAGTATACATCCTACCGAATCGGAATGGATACTGTTTCAAGCCAACTCAACAGGAGCAACGTTGTGCGAAGATCGTCAGGAAGTTCGTCCACTGGAAGGAAATCTTCTAATACAAATTACTCCAGACTGTAGCGTCCACCTGGGAAAAGAAATCTTACGCACCACCACCAACAATTTACTAGATCGTCAATTCCATTTGGCCGTTGTAAATTTGTCCACCATACCTGAAGAAAAATCACCTTGGCAACTGGAAAACATCCACATGAAGAATCTCCAATTGGCAACAATGAATGATGCAAGAACCAATCTCACCGAACTAGACCAGAGACTACGAGAATTCAGAACCAACCACCTTTTCAGTCTAGGGAGTTCGATGACGTCGCTCATTGGAACCGTgaccataattattttaatcattatgTTAGTTTGTTTTAGAAAAGGGCAAAAAGTCCAGGATAGCGACAACTCAGTAACCCAAGTCCCGGAGAGAAGCTCTCCCAATCTTTGGCTCACTTTAAGAGGGGAGGAGTTACCAAATGTAGCTGCCCCTTAACAACTGTAATTGCCGAATATGAAGCGTCAgcaattaattgttataaataactgCGAGTACTTCGATATCGGGGAATTGTAATTCCGACTCCACGAAGTACTCAAATCGTCGACGCGGTGTTCAAGTTACGCttccgtttttataaaatcttatgtaacaaattataattttaaataaaagttaaatgaTTGAAACgtccttttaataaaaaaaactctaaataacagttaaataatataattatattggTCTTGTTTTCGTTGGACCTTTAAATTGGTTTCGTACCTGTCTCTGTCTTGAAATGACCCTCTCTTTCTGAGTGCCGTATCTGTATGATCTGTGCTGGAGTACTGTTCCAAATGCTGCCCACGTGAGGACAAATCGGCAACAGTCCCTCTCAACTTGATGTTCTCCACAGCGACACCCTCCACTCGTTTAACTCTATCATTTACACCTTTAAGGGTTTTCTCAAAGTACCTTATTTTATCCCCAAAAAAGGATATTGACTTCAACAGATCATCGTATTTGGAGTTCATGACCTTAACATTATAATGAACATTTTGAttagttattttgatttgcgATTAGTTTAAAGATAAAACTTATATCTATTTTTGTCGTCGTAATTTAGTTATTTGTCCTTATGTGCTTTGCCTGCATTAATTATACtcacaaacaaattttttcttgGATTCATTGAcctaaaaaatatgataataaacatttagggtaattacaagtttttttaccgatacttattataaaatttatttccgtATAGATGAGCTGCACTATTCTTACTTGGTTAGTACCAAGTTCCATGTAACAAAACGACGTATCTgtataaataagttaaaaaactCTAATACCAAGATGCTTCAAAATCATATCGAACGAACCATCATACACGGAATAACGAAACAGAATAATATCGTGAGATAAGTTATATTTTTGTCGAATCAAACCAGAATTGGATCATTTTTTATGTGGCTTATATCAATATAAAGGTAGCTTCTTTTCTAATCATTTCCGGATGTTTTTTCATCATTAACATAAAAACTAACCATTAACCACCCCATATGAGAGAAAAAGAAACCACGGTTGGAAATGTGTGGGTCTGCATCGGATTCTGAGTATTTATGATGGACACGATGGTCTCTAACCCATTCAAAAAGATTATActgaaattaaaatgattaaaataaagctATGTTAAcggtaaaaatttttataccgtCCACCGGCGTACAACATTAAGATGTAGAGTTTTAATAGAAATCTTGCTTTGCATGTGCGGTGAGTAAAATAACGATGAACTGACAATAAACGTAGGCTTAaagaaagtattttttaaagtaaaagcTCGAAATAAATCCAAGTAATGAAACTTACTACATAAAACtaatttccatttttgaaTCTATGGAAAAGTAATcatacacaggaaaaaatatagagtaaaaatcaactctaaaacatggttcagatcggtccaatttatttagagttatttttttgaatagattcaaaatttacactaaatagtgagaagatggtgtttgttaaatagtgtaaaatcgttactctataacagtgtattatatgtaatctaaCTAGATGTTGACGTGACTCTAATTAGATACATTTCTAATCTCAtcagtgtaaattattaaaaattcgctctaattttactctattaattgacaaaatatcactaaatagtgtgtatcttccacttattagtgttaatttttaataggaagtggagtatttttagggaagttttacgtttgtaataaaaatcaaaattataaaatatttgtttttatttttacttgtaatatattgttataacttaaattttaaaaaattaaattttgtttatatacatatataacatatataattcattttaaagtttccaccgagtcaccatcaaaactgcatctaatgagtcttctataagtttcctatacagtgctagcgtaaagtaacccccccccctgtttaacttctgaacagattgagatatcaatatgagcAAAAAAACGTCTGTTTCtctattttatcagcacaaatattgtcttatgaaaaattttgctatcacttttagtttttccggaaaatggatcaactttgtttttttaaatggaacacccagtatattatggtatctttcgaaagaataaaacaatacgaatccaacgatacctcacaatcaaatatcggtttattagttttttacataaatattaaacaaaatgcgaaatttcgccggaaaaaccaacgcatcttcgttgactacctgtcgagatacaatgggcaagataaatggtggacggtcagttaaaggtcggtctacgctcgggttaagcagggttaaaatcggcaattcttttagaatgtttttatgaaacaatcaatgcaagaaaaggataaaaagaaagttcttcttaaaacttctaagaaaaaattgtcataacaacaattttaaagtttgtaggtaccttgaaattttctatttaaggcagcatgcaaatattgtccttcatttctatcttggaattctacccgaccaagtataaccaaagaaaaGCGAGATCAAAATGGCTAGAAGGAGTTTAGAGCACAAAATCGgaggaattttaatattccctcgtgctgacagaaatgtacatgaaacagagcaacaatttaatgaacgatttcctgaacatccaattagtcgaaaatatttaagagaacttgtaaataagtttttggaaactggaaGCGTCGAGGACCGCAAAAGAACTGGTCGTCGTTCGATTTCTGAAGACACACAAGTGCAGATGTTAACAGAAGTAGTTAATGCGTGCATGATGTCGTCTGCTGCTATCGCATCAACGTGTGATGTGGGTCCAACAACGGcggggaaatatttttagatttgtttcagtgatgaatgtactttctttttggaTGGAAAATTGCATCGGCAAAATGTACGTTACTAGAGTGATTTTAGTCCACATGAATATCGTGAAGTTAACACTCAATTTcccaagaaaataaatgtttggacAGGCATATTGGGAAATCACATCGTGAGACCAATATTCCTAACCGAAAATTAGACCGGAATTGTATTTAAGATTAttagaagaagatattaatccaagtcttttgcaaattgtacaccagaattctgacgattttgaaatggcTCCTCCACATTATGTGGCAATGGtacgaaattatcttgatacaaattttaatggacgGTGGATCGGTCGACGTGGGCCGATTGAATGGCCAACAAGATCACCAGAtctgacacctttagatttctttttatggtgttattgacgaaattattgacgtctgccaaaatattgatcatcacatgttaagccgtgtgagaggaaacactacaaaaatgtttgttcctaataaataaaaaattcttttattattcaataacaacactaagcCAATTTTTCAACCAATACggcaaaatctttaataaaaaaaatttcatttcttatattgactttgatttttttctttataaatattttttgataaaatatgattaattcataaatttaatatacttcaaaaataagtaagggaactatcaattttaaatccgtcttAGCTCGAGCGTATACCTACCGTTAACCTACCGACCACCATTTAACTGGCCGATTGCATTTCGACAGGTAGtcgacgaagatacgttggtttttccggcgaaattccgcattttgtttaatttttatgcgaaaaactaataaaccgatatttgattgtgaggtaccattggattcgtattggtttcatctttcggaaaataccataatatactaggtgttccatttaaaaaaacaaagtggatccattttccggaaaaactaaaagtgatagcaaaattttctataagaaaatatttgtgctgataaaatacagaacctgacgtttttttgctcatattgatatctcaatctacttactttacgctagcactgtatgtATAGTTGCACCAAGTTGCACATACTTACCAATCTTCACAAGGAACTTGTATGCAAAATCTTCCGCAAGTTCCACTAATTTCACatcatgaatgttttattttggcaaacataattaaaataaaaataatcgttctttCTTTCTATATCGCGTAAATCAGGTCTCGAGACGCTATCAAGTTCCGACTCGTTTAGTAGACGACCGTTAAATTTTAGCTGTATCACACCACATGTTGATCACGTGGTACCGACGAGTAATCCCGAGCAAAATAGTGCGGTGCCTACGAAGTACCCGAAGGAAAAGTACAcgtctagtgtaaaatttaatgttttatatattacataacttcactaacatgagtaaaaaagaactctcctttagagaactgtaaaaactactctatgaagtgaataatatatgaactctatattaatattaaatatagtgtacagggtgtccaaatttcgatggggtTGCAggatatctcagttattatgaaagatagaaagttgcggttttcgcgaacctgagctacttttttgtgaaacttataatgcctcaaaccaaattttcatagacctcttcgtttttgatatacagggaatatttcaaaatttacgattttcagacaccccccgtatctcggctatccggaaacttagtaaaaaagtaaaaacgggttctaatagatttttttacggagaatccaatggtgcacgtagaatttttctagtcatcacggtttttgagttataaacacaacttaggtttttttaaatggaaccagctatattttatttttttattgaactggatttttttcaagcttttcaatgatatataatactctatacttacctttataatttattaacctcgaaattgaataaaatacattattttataagtaggcTATGATAAATAGACTGCCTAGcctgacgtcacagagatgggcggagcttatatcgactttcgttgctaaccacagttgctaatgataaaccgtaataaaaatgtcataaaaagtcacttagtttattttattttaacactaattgaaaaattgcatatggtgATTTACCGTTAGCAACACACTGAGctataaaaatgtttggagtcgatataagctccgcccatctctgttacgtcaaggcttaggttgtctattaagtgatcgcgttgctaggataccggaataaacaaagtaaatatagttaattactgtcaaacttaattttgaattttgtgctAACAATAAGTCGTGTGTTACTtaattacctttaattaacttaacttaattatctttttcttgaaatggagcgctatgaaaattatgaaaaatatgacATGCTAGCATTTTACATTcatgcaaatgaaaatgttaatcaAGCTGCtgaattatacataaataggTAGAATGCAACATTTATCagcaataacattttattagcagATTGTTTCACTtcagatatccagaaagagcgcaaccaaattcaaaaattttttgcgAATAAAGCGTAATTTGATCAATTATGGAAGTTATTTGATGCCCAggccaaaaaaatataataaagaaaatcggaataacaatgaaattacCGTGTTAGGATGTGTGGAAGCCGCGCCTAAAACATCATGTAGGGAAATTGAATGTCaaattggaattaaaaaatcgacaGCCTGTGCGATtctaaaaaagtataaatataaaccctACAAAGAACAAATAGTTCACCACTTACACCCGGGAGATGCCGAACGACGTTTGGAATTCTGTAACTGGTATTTGAACCATgcacaaaataatattgaatttagtTCCTCTATTATATGGTCTGATGAGGCATATTTTACCAGCACAGGAATCTATAATCGTCATAATAACAAGCATTGGCATCAAGAAAGCCAACATATTATAATTGAGCGGGAGCGTCaaggaaaatttggttttaacgtggcatgttttattattgggtcacgaattgtttacaaaatatttgaaggaAACCTTTGCGCTAATCGCTATTTGGCCATCTTGCCAGAGATTTTGGATGATATTCCTCTTATTCggctaaataatatttattttcagcaGGACATAGCTCCCGCTCATAATGCGTAAGTAGTGAGTCGCTACCTAACTGCAGAATTTCCTGGTAGGTGGATAGGCACACATGGTCCAACGCGATGGCCAGCAAGATCACCTGATTTATCTATTCTGgacttctttttatggggataTATCAAGAATTGGATATATAGTACCCAGAATCGAACAaaattggaattgaaaattgctGTAACTGATgctttttcacatttacaGCAACATCCCATAACTATTCTAAATGCAATTAAACGCATTACTAAACTTTGTGAACAATGTGTGCATCAAAATGGTAACAACTTTGAACAATTCTTGTAACTTGAAGCCATATTTGCAtaatgtttagtttttaataatttttcgtttttagcaaacaaaatttaatagatacatttttttaataagtcaataattaatattatagtattttcaaaattctttgtttattctggtatcctagcaacgcgatcacttaatttatcatagcctacttataaaataatgtggtttttttaatttcgaggttaattatgaaggtaagtatagagtattatatatcattgaaaagcttgaaaaaattctagttcaataaaaaaataaaatataggtggttccatttaaaaaaacctaagttgtgtttataactcaaaaaccgtgatgtctagaaaaattctacgtacatcattggattctacgtgaaaaaatctattagaacccgtttttacttttttactaagtttccggatagccgagatacggggggtgtc
Proteins encoded:
- the LOC111419945 gene encoding stearoyl-CoA desaturase-like translates to MQSKISIKTLHLNVYNLFEWVRDHRVHHKYSESDADPHISNRGFFFSHMGWLMNSAAHLYGNKFYNKSMNPRKNLFVSIINAGKAHKDK